From Proteiniborus sp. DW1, one genomic window encodes:
- a CDS encoding cation diffusion facilitator family transporter, protein MSSDFKKVKQILLIILFTNLLVAVLKIIMGNIINSTSMTADGFHSLTDGSSNIIGLIGIHFASKPVDEEHPYGHKKFEILAGLFISVMLFLIGAKVVLEAINRLFNPVMLKITLESLLVILLTLFINVIVCFFEYRRGKKLNSQILISDSMHTRSDVYISLGVLISIICIKLGLPSVIDPIVSFVVAGFIFHTAYEIFIYNSGILVDKAVVDTETIRNIVLSFEEVKDIHKIRSRGIENDLHIDMHIMIEPNISVEASHQLIHSIEEKIRQDINSNIQLIAHLEPYKNNH, encoded by the coding sequence GTGAGTAGTGACTTTAAAAAAGTAAAGCAGATACTATTAATAATTCTATTTACTAATTTACTAGTTGCAGTACTAAAGATTATTATGGGAAATATTATTAATAGCACTAGTATGACTGCAGACGGATTTCATTCATTAACAGATGGCTCTTCTAATATTATCGGATTAATAGGAATACATTTTGCTTCTAAACCTGTAGATGAAGAACATCCCTATGGGCACAAAAAATTTGAAATACTTGCAGGATTATTTATTTCAGTTATGTTATTTTTAATTGGAGCTAAAGTAGTTTTAGAGGCTATTAATAGACTATTTAATCCTGTTATGCTAAAAATAACCTTAGAAAGCCTTCTAGTCATTTTATTAACCTTATTCATAAATGTTATTGTATGTTTTTTTGAATACAGAAGAGGTAAAAAGTTAAATAGTCAGATTTTGATTTCTGATTCTATGCATACTAGAAGTGATGTATATATATCACTTGGAGTTTTAATTTCTATTATATGTATTAAGTTAGGTTTGCCATCAGTAATTGATCCAATTGTATCATTTGTAGTAGCAGGGTTTATCTTTCATACTGCCTATGAAATTTTCATATATAACAGTGGCATTTTAGTAGATAAGGCAGTAGTTGATACAGAAACCATAAGAAATATTGTATTGAGCTTTGAAGAGGTTAAGGATATTCACAAAATAAGAAGCAGAGGTATTGAAAACGACCTTCATATTGATATGCATATTATGATAGAACCCAATATAAGTGTAGAAGCTTCACATCAGCTAATTCACAGCATAGAAGAAAAAATAAGACAGGATATTAACAGCAATATACAGCTCATTGCACATCTTGAGCCTTATAAGAATAATCATTGA
- a CDS encoding helical backbone metal receptor, with product MKKVSKLLLISILITALFSSSVFASATTLKIDGSTKTLTTQLKEGRNFVAGSSLKSLGLDYALNQNTAILKNKEVEFKFTLNTNKVKVNNTDFTLDSKSYKNGQEAYLPLRFILETLGYDVTWDKSTNGLKATKQSKITYPVTIENNGVKYTVSKEPSTIVSLAPDVTETLFAIGAGDKIKGRTQYCNYPAGVSAIKNVGSMTEPSIETIVDINPELIIAATHYKEEVLKKIQTAKIGIVAKDSPNTLEEMYADILKLGAIVNRNYEARALASSMKSKVETVNMYTNNIKNKPTAYYVVGTGQHGEYTAGKDTFVAELIRVAGGINAADDVTGWKYSLEKLIDKNPDIIFGSEWDIDTMTTSPNYKGLKAIKNKNFKAVSVDLFSRPSARATDEGLKLLVEMFHKDIAKKLSF from the coding sequence ATGAAAAAAGTATCTAAGTTATTGTTGATTTCAATCTTAATAACTGCTCTATTTTCAAGCTCAGTATTTGCTTCAGCTACTACTTTAAAGATTGATGGTAGTACAAAAACCTTAACTACACAACTAAAGGAAGGAAGGAATTTTGTAGCAGGCAGTAGCTTGAAAAGTCTTGGATTAGACTATGCTTTAAATCAAAACACTGCAATATTAAAGAATAAAGAAGTAGAGTTTAAATTCACATTAAACACAAACAAAGTTAAAGTAAATAATACAGACTTCACACTAGATTCAAAGTCATATAAAAATGGACAAGAAGCATATTTGCCACTTAGATTCATACTTGAAACATTAGGCTATGATGTTACTTGGGATAAAAGCACTAATGGATTAAAAGCTACTAAGCAAAGTAAAATAACATATCCAGTGACAATAGAAAACAATGGGGTTAAATATACAGTATCAAAAGAACCAAGCACTATAGTATCCTTAGCTCCAGATGTGACAGAGACATTATTTGCCATAGGTGCAGGAGACAAAATAAAGGGAAGAACTCAATACTGTAACTATCCGGCAGGGGTTTCAGCTATAAAGAATGTAGGTAGCATGACTGAACCAAGTATAGAAACTATAGTAGACATAAATCCAGAACTTATAATAGCAGCTACTCACTATAAGGAAGAAGTACTTAAAAAGATACAAACAGCTAAGATAGGAATAGTAGCTAAAGATTCACCAAATACATTAGAAGAGATGTATGCAGATATATTGAAATTAGGAGCTATAGTAAACAGAAACTATGAAGCTAGGGCCTTAGCTTCAAGCATGAAGTCAAAGGTAGAGACAGTAAATATGTATACCAATAATATTAAGAATAAACCAACAGCTTATTATGTTGTCGGAACAGGTCAGCATGGAGAATATACAGCAGGCAAGGATACCTTTGTAGCAGAATTAATTAGAGTAGCAGGCGGAATAAATGCAGCAGATGATGTTACAGGCTGGAAGTATAGTTTAGAAAAGCTTATAGATAAAAACCCAGATATTATATTCGGTTCAGAATGGGATATTGATACTATGACTACAAGCCCTAACTATAAAGGATTAAAGGCTATTAAAAACAAAAATTTTAAAGCAGTAAGTGTGGATTTATTTAGCAGACCTTCAGCAAGAGCAACAGATGAAGGACTGAAGCTCTTAGTTGAAATGTTCCATAAAGACATAGCTAAAAAGTTAAGCTTCTAA
- a CDS encoding ECF transporter S component yields the protein MKTTENSYSNNIIRLTYCGMLIGLSAVGAMIKVSGSIAFDSMPGFFAALFLGPVQGAIVAALGHLLTAATSGFPMTLPMHIFLIIEMGLIAYLFGVIYKKRGAIVSSVVAIVLNGPVGTLIAVPLSIIFGLPFNGWPLFSTLIVPLTLASVANVFLAMLVFKALNKRMN from the coding sequence ATGAAGACAACTGAAAATTCTTATAGCAATAATATCATCAGATTAACATATTGTGGAATGCTTATTGGTTTATCAGCAGTTGGAGCTATGATAAAGGTAAGTGGAAGTATTGCATTTGATTCTATGCCAGGATTTTTTGCTGCACTATTTTTAGGACCTGTACAAGGTGCAATAGTAGCAGCACTTGGGCATTTACTTACAGCAGCAACGAGTGGTTTCCCAATGACACTGCCTATGCATATATTTTTAATTATAGAGATGGGGTTAATAGCTTATTTATTTGGAGTTATATATAAGAAAAGAGGAGCAATTGTTTCTTCTGTTGTTGCTATAGTATTAAATGGACCAGTGGGCACTTTAATTGCAGTACCGTTATCAATTATTTTTGGTCTCCCATTCAATGGCTGGCCTCTTTTTAGTACTCTTATCGTGCCTCTTACATTAGCATCAGTAGCTAATGTATTCTTGGCTATGTTAGTTTTTAAAGCACTCAATAAAAGAATGAACTAG
- a CDS encoding iron ABC transporter permease yields MRKNNNRIKILILLVILVFLMLFSITLGSVKIPLNETVRIVLSKIRYLDSIIDISNVKESNIFIVLSIRLPRILLATLVGSVLAVVGSSYQAIFKNPMADPYVMGVSSGAAFGATVGILLKLNVGLLGFGATSILAFAGALITTFVVYNLARIGNKISTTSILLAGIVMNAILSSGISIMMIFNHDELARIVNWTMGSFNSASWEQIGVIIIPIALGLVFLISLSREMNAIVLGEEDAQNIGVNVERVKKVILITASLLAACVVSVSGIIGFVGIIVPHLFRIIFGSDHKVILPVSAIGGGIFLLVSDTLARTIVPGVEIPVGVITSLFGGPFFLYLLKKSKSRKLI; encoded by the coding sequence ATGAGGAAAAATAACAACAGGATAAAGATTTTAATACTATTAGTTATATTAGTTTTTTTAATGCTGTTTTCCATAACCCTTGGTTCAGTAAAGATACCTTTAAATGAAACAGTGAGAATAGTACTTAGCAAGATTAGATATCTAGATTCTATAATTGATATTAGCAATGTTAAAGAATCAAATATATTCATTGTGTTAAGTATAAGGCTTCCTAGGATATTACTTGCTACTTTAGTCGGGAGTGTTTTAGCAGTTGTAGGCAGCTCTTATCAGGCCATATTTAAAAATCCAATGGCTGACCCTTATGTTATGGGTGTATCATCTGGGGCTGCCTTTGGAGCAACCGTTGGGATATTGTTAAAGCTTAATGTAGGTCTCCTTGGTTTTGGTGCTACTTCAATACTAGCCTTTGCTGGTGCATTAATTACTACATTTGTAGTTTATAATTTAGCTAGAATAGGAAATAAAATATCCACTACATCAATACTTCTTGCAGGTATTGTAATGAACGCTATTTTATCTTCTGGAATATCTATAATGATGATATTCAATCATGATGAGCTAGCAAGAATAGTGAATTGGACTATGGGAAGCTTTAATAGTGCTAGCTGGGAGCAAATAGGAGTAATAATCATTCCCATAGCTTTAGGGCTCGTATTTCTAATATCTCTTTCAAGAGAAATGAATGCTATAGTTTTGGGAGAAGAAGATGCTCAGAATATAGGAGTAAATGTAGAGCGAGTTAAGAAAGTCATATTAATTACTGCATCTTTGTTAGCAGCATGTGTTGTATCAGTAAGCGGGATAATAGGCTTTGTTGGTATAATAGTACCACATCTATTTAGGATAATCTTTGGTTCAGACCATAAAGTGATTTTACCTGTATCAGCTATTGGTGGAGGTATATTTCTACTAGTTAGCGATACTCTTGCAAGAACTATAGTGCCTGGAGTTGAAATACCTGTGGGGGTGATTACATCATTATTTGGTGGACCATTTTTCTTGTATCTGTTAAAAAAATCTAAAAGTAGGAAGTTAATATGA
- a CDS encoding ABC transporter ATP-binding protein: MLIVNNVSKSYGKFSVLEDINIEFTNGVYGLLAPNGAGKTTLIKMLTSLLFPTEGQILYNGTDIFSLGDDYRDILGYLPQEFGYYKNYSPRKFLQYLSALKGLDKNNAKKKIDELLELVGLENVRGKKMKKFSGGMIQRVGIAQAMLNDPKILILDEPTAGLDPKERVRFRNLLAELARDRIVILSTHIVSDIESIANEIIMIKDKRVLYKDSLNNICKILEGKVYETEVAFDKVSNFRNKYFSLSERQEGDKMKIRFISEYKSEDFWTSVNPSIEDVFLYVYKDEVIKEE, from the coding sequence ATGCTAATAGTGAACAATGTAAGCAAAAGTTATGGTAAGTTTTCAGTTCTAGAAGACATAAACATTGAATTTACAAATGGTGTATATGGTTTATTGGCACCAAATGGAGCAGGTAAGACTACTTTAATTAAGATGTTGACTAGCTTGCTTTTTCCAACTGAAGGACAGATACTCTATAATGGTACAGATATATTTTCCTTAGGAGATGATTATAGGGATATATTAGGTTATTTGCCTCAAGAGTTTGGTTATTATAAAAATTACAGTCCTAGAAAGTTTCTTCAATATTTATCTGCATTGAAAGGGTTAGATAAGAACAATGCAAAAAAGAAAATAGATGAGCTTTTAGAATTAGTTGGTCTAGAAAATGTAAGAGGCAAAAAGATGAAAAAATTCTCAGGAGGGATGATTCAGAGAGTTGGTATAGCTCAAGCCATGCTTAATGACCCTAAAATTCTCATACTAGATGAACCTACAGCTGGACTAGACCCTAAGGAGAGAGTTCGATTTAGAAATCTACTAGCAGAATTGGCTAGGGATAGAATAGTTATTCTTTCTACTCATATTGTTTCTGATATAGAATCAATAGCTAATGAAATTATCATGATAAAAGACAAAAGGGTTTTATATAAAGACAGTTTGAACAATATATGCAAGATTCTTGAAGGTAAAGTTTATGAAACCGAAGTTGCCTTTGACAAAGTTTCAAACTTCAGAAATAAGTACTTTTCTTTATCAGAGAGACAGGAAGGCGATAAGATGAAAATCAGATTTATATCAGAATACAAGTCAGAAGATTTTTGGACTTCTGTAAATCCAAGCATAGAAGATGTATTCTTGTATGTCTATAAAGATGAAGTCATTAAGGAGGAGTAA
- the cobS gene encoding adenosylcobinamide-GDP ribazoletransferase, which yields MKSILLMITFFTRIPVTYNYEYNEEDFIRGIKFLPLIGLIVGAIMYIPVFLQNVIHGPIIALLTWVIYIGITGGLHIDGLADTFDGLFSNRDKKKILEIMRDSRIGTFGVLGILLLIIWNLVFTSYIDLGFIILVPVVGRSAAILSASISQYAREGQGMGKAFVENCGTSEAVLAVISSYLLGILFFKLQVLIVLTITYLVVLISTENIKQKIGGMTGDTIGFIIEFSQGIFIFVLYFSNVLMS from the coding sequence ATGAAAAGCATATTATTGATGATAACCTTTTTTACAAGGATACCAGTAACATATAACTATGAATACAATGAAGAGGATTTTATTAGAGGAATTAAATTTCTCCCCCTTATTGGCTTGATAGTAGGGGCTATCATGTATATTCCTGTATTTCTTCAGAACGTTATTCATGGTCCTATAATAGCCTTATTAACGTGGGTTATTTATATAGGCATAACAGGTGGTCTTCATATAGATGGACTAGCAGATACTTTTGATGGATTATTTAGCAACCGAGATAAAAAAAAGATTCTAGAAATAATGAGGGACAGTAGAATAGGCACTTTTGGGGTTCTAGGAATATTACTCTTGATAATATGGAATCTAGTATTTACAAGTTACATAGACCTAGGGTTCATTATTTTAGTTCCTGTAGTAGGACGGAGCGCAGCTATTTTGTCAGCGTCAATTAGTCAATATGCTAGAGAAGGACAGGGGATGGGAAAAGCATTTGTCGAAAATTGTGGAACAAGTGAAGCGGTTTTGGCAGTTATATCTAGTTATTTACTTGGAATTTTGTTTTTTAAGTTACAGGTTTTAATTGTACTGACTATTACATACTTAGTAGTACTTATATCTACTGAGAACATAAAACAGAAAATTGGCGGAATGACAGGCGACACTATAGGCTTTATAATAGAGTTTTCCCAAGGAATATTTATATTTGTCTTATATTTTTCTAATGTATTGATGTCATGA
- a CDS encoding RNA polymerase sigma factor, giving the protein MDREKKLIKRIKKNSDKTAASELVAIYYKEVYAYVYKQIMDKELSMDLTQEIFISILKSIYSFDEKKASFRTWIYKIATYRLIDYYRSKNYKYNSRIVPIDDVELYHDEDIEIAAENKEELERIICLVDSLDISLQQIFRLKIFADYTFLEISNILGIPESTVKTRYYSTLKKIRESLKEG; this is encoded by the coding sequence ATGGACAGAGAGAAGAAATTAATAAAACGTATTAAGAAAAATTCAGATAAGACTGCTGCTAGTGAACTTGTAGCTATTTATTATAAAGAAGTATATGCCTATGTATATAAGCAGATCATGGATAAAGAATTATCTATGGATTTAACTCAGGAAATTTTTATAAGCATATTAAAATCCATATATAGTTTTGATGAAAAAAAAGCTTCTTTCAGAACTTGGATATATAAAATAGCTACTTATCGTCTAATAGATTATTATCGTTCTAAAAATTACAAGTACAACAGCAGGATAGTTCCTATTGATGATGTTGAGCTATACCATGATGAAGACATTGAGATTGCAGCAGAAAACAAAGAAGAGCTAGAAAGGATAATTTGCTTAGTAGATAGTCTAGATATTAGCTTACAGCAGATATTTAGACTAAAGATATTTGCAGATTATACATTTTTAGAGATATCAAATATATTAGGGATACCAGAGTCTACAGTTAAGACTAGGTATTATTCAACCCTTAAAAAAATTAGAGAAAGTTTAAAGGAGGGATAG
- a CDS encoding alkaline phosphatase family protein has translation MIKNIFQFKNKYLEKIFTVFVLLGLSFLIMSITFVFSSSKWNMPMFLSYFNSAKLMLMNFIPIFIFMTFVYLLSNRLWVGFLSTWALFVTMSIVNKFKLTFRDDPFTFLDITLIKESMEMKTKYEIHLTRNMIILFIGLIMITVILKILMNYKISSRKIRWSLLGCICVLSIIIFGKPYFDYETYASVGDKSLINIWSESQQYQSKGFIYPFIYSIKNARDVKLEGYDEAKAKEQLSKYSYEDIPEDRKVNVIAIMLEAYNDFSKFDDVEFGIDPYKNFHELQKESLHGTLVTNIFAGGTVDTERAFLTGFSTHPRYLKNTNSFVRYFKEQGYRTEAMHPIYGWFYNRRNINEFLGFDSFDYYENKYQALQEAFYEDMEFFDFIIEGYENSKKNNQPYFNFTVTYQNHGPYSNEKYSEDQYLAKKSHYDEENYNIVNNYLSGIYKTDFAMKKLVDYFRNEDEPTVVIFFGDHNPWLGESSLGYSMLDISLDMSSEEGFLNYFETPYIIWGNDAAKEVLNKDFTGQGNVISPMFLMPEIFQYFQWEGNEYMQFLTEFKASVDVINKVYFKENGKYTPELSPEAQKRYDDFRNLEYYYSRNFFQNKSKNDSN, from the coding sequence ATGATTAAAAATATTTTTCAGTTCAAAAACAAGTACCTAGAAAAGATATTTACTGTATTTGTTTTGTTAGGATTAAGTTTTTTAATAATGTCCATTACCTTTGTTTTTTCTAGTTCAAAATGGAATATGCCAATGTTTTTGAGCTATTTTAATAGTGCGAAGCTTATGCTTATGAATTTCATTCCAATTTTTATATTTATGACATTTGTATACCTGCTATCCAATAGATTGTGGGTAGGATTTCTTTCAACCTGGGCATTATTTGTTACAATGTCTATCGTAAACAAGTTCAAGCTTACCTTTAGAGATGACCCATTTACTTTTTTGGATATTACACTAATCAAAGAATCTATGGAGATGAAAACTAAATACGAGATACATTTGACACGAAATATGATAATACTATTTATTGGATTGATTATGATTACAGTAATTCTAAAAATACTTATGAATTACAAAATCAGTTCTAGAAAAATAAGATGGTCTCTTTTAGGCTGTATCTGCGTATTGAGTATAATTATTTTTGGGAAACCTTATTTTGATTATGAAACCTATGCTAGTGTAGGGGACAAGTCTCTTATAAATATATGGTCAGAGTCTCAGCAATACCAATCAAAAGGCTTTATATATCCATTTATCTATAGTATAAAAAATGCTAGAGATGTAAAGCTTGAAGGTTATGATGAGGCCAAAGCCAAAGAACAATTAAGCAAGTATAGCTATGAAGATATTCCTGAGGATAGAAAAGTTAATGTCATAGCTATTATGCTTGAGGCATATAATGACTTTTCAAAATTTGATGATGTAGAGTTTGGAATTGATCCTTATAAAAATTTTCATGAACTTCAAAAGGAGTCCTTACATGGAACTTTAGTAACTAATATTTTTGCAGGTGGAACGGTTGATACAGAAAGAGCTTTTTTGACTGGGTTTAGTACTCACCCTAGATACTTGAAGAATACTAATTCATTTGTAAGATACTTTAAGGAACAAGGATACAGAACAGAAGCAATGCACCCTATTTATGGATGGTTTTATAATAGACGTAATATAAATGAATTTTTAGGATTTGATTCCTTTGATTACTATGAAAATAAGTACCAAGCCTTACAGGAAGCTTTTTATGAGGACATGGAGTTTTTTGACTTTATAATAGAAGGATATGAGAATAGCAAGAAGAACAATCAGCCATACTTTAATTTTACTGTAACCTATCAGAATCATGGTCCTTATTCTAATGAAAAATACTCAGAAGACCAATACTTAGCTAAGAAGAGTCATTATGATGAAGAAAACTATAACATTGTAAATAACTATCTTTCAGGCATATATAAGACCGACTTTGCTATGAAAAAGCTTGTAGATTATTTTAGAAATGAAGATGAGCCAACAGTAGTTATATTTTTCGGAGATCACAATCCATGGCTTGGAGAATCTTCCTTAGGCTATAGTATGCTAGATATAAGCCTAGATATGTCAAGTGAAGAAGGATTTTTAAATTATTTTGAAACACCTTACATAATTTGGGGGAATGATGCTGCAAAGGAAGTTCTAAATAAGGACTTTACAGGTCAAGGCAATGTCATAAGCCCTATGTTCCTAATGCCAGAAATATTCCAATATTTCCAATGGGAAGGCAATGAATATATGCAGTTTCTAACAGAGTTTAAGGCTAGTGTTGATGTAATTAATAAAGTATATTTTAAAGAAAATGGAAAATATACACCGGAACTATCTCCTGAGGCTCAAAAAAGATATGATGATTTTAGGAATTTAGAATATTACTATAGCCGTAACTTTTTTCAGAACAAGTCCAAAAATGATTCAAATTAG
- the cobU gene encoding bifunctional adenosylcobinamide kinase/adenosylcobinamide-phosphate guanylyltransferase gives MAEIIVITGGARSGKSSLAETKAKELGCKVVYIATAIAFDEGMKDRISKHKASRPNTWTTIEMYKNFSELEKNQDFIEADLILLDCMTLMVSNILLDSGIDFDKCSMDEIELIEKNILNEVIGLLEIVAKLGKKLIIVTNEVGMGLVPSYRLGNIFRDIAGRVNQYLAKQANEVYITVSGIPIKIK, from the coding sequence ATGGCTGAAATTATTGTAATTACAGGTGGAGCTAGAAGTGGTAAAAGCAGCCTAGCAGAGACAAAGGCTAAAGAACTTGGATGCAAGGTAGTGTATATTGCTACTGCCATAGCCTTTGATGAAGGGATGAAAGATAGAATATCTAAGCATAAAGCTTCAAGACCAAATACCTGGACTACTATTGAAATGTATAAGAATTTTAGTGAATTAGAGAAAAATCAAGACTTCATCGAAGCCGACTTGATTCTTCTGGATTGTATGACTTTAATGGTATCTAATATTCTTTTGGATAGTGGTATAGACTTTGACAAATGCTCTATGGATGAAATAGAACTTATAGAAAAGAATATTTTAAATGAAGTAATAGGGCTACTTGAAATAGTTGCTAAACTCGGAAAGAAGCTTATTATAGTAACTAATGAAGTAGGAATGGGATTGGTACCTTCATATAGACTAGGAAACATATTTAGAGATATTGCTGGTAGAGTGAATCAGTATTTGGCAAAGCAAGCTAATGAGGTATACATTACAGTGTCAGGCATCCCTATAAAGATTAAATAG
- the cbiB gene encoding adenosylcobinamide-phosphate synthase CbiB: protein MLNSIILITSVILDFILGDPPNWPHPIRFIGIVIKKYEKVVRNVKWLDLKIGGFVLTASTIVTVLALSSLILYMAGLVHPFLRTALEIYLIYTLLAAKCLAVEAMKVYKVLESNDITKGRQLLSYLVGRDTSQLNKEDIVRGTVETVAENTIDGVLAPLFYLGIGFCFNIPVQIILLYKTINTLDSMVGYIQEPYTKIGFASAKLDDIANFVPARIGSVFMVLAGALLGYKGKKGIQILARDRKNHKSPNCGYPESAVAGLLEVQLGGTNIYFGQRVYKPTIGDAHKSLEPVHIKDTIKIMYGSEIIMVLFMIVIFNII from the coding sequence ATGTTAAATAGTATTATCCTAATTACCTCAGTAATTTTAGATTTTATATTAGGAGATCCACCTAATTGGCCACATCCTATAAGGTTTATAGGAATAGTTATAAAAAAGTACGAAAAGGTTGTGAGAAATGTAAAGTGGTTGGATCTAAAAATAGGTGGATTTGTACTAACTGCATCTACAATAGTTACAGTTTTAGCATTGTCTAGTCTTATTTTATACATGGCAGGATTAGTACATCCATTTCTGAGAACAGCTCTAGAAATATACCTTATATACACATTATTAGCTGCAAAATGTCTAGCAGTAGAAGCTATGAAAGTATATAAGGTTTTAGAATCAAATGACATAACTAAAGGAAGACAATTACTTTCCTATCTAGTTGGTAGAGATACTAGTCAGCTAAACAAGGAAGATATAGTAAGAGGTACTGTTGAAACTGTAGCTGAAAACACAATAGATGGGGTGCTTGCTCCACTCTTTTACTTAGGAATAGGCTTTTGTTTTAATATTCCAGTTCAAATTATTCTCTTGTATAAAACAATAAACACCCTAGACTCTATGGTAGGCTATATACAGGAACCTTATACTAAGATAGGCTTTGCATCTGCCAAACTTGATGATATAGCTAACTTTGTACCAGCTAGAATTGGAAGTGTATTTATGGTACTAGCTGGAGCACTACTAGGATATAAGGGCAAGAAGGGAATTCAAATACTAGCAAGAGATAGAAAAAATCACAAAAGCCCAAACTGTGGATATCCAGAATCAGCAGTGGCAGGGTTGTTGGAAGTACAGCTTGGCGGTACAAATATATATTTTGGACAAAGAGTATATAAGCCTACTATAGGAGATGCCCATAAAAGCCTTGAACCAGTACATATAAAAGATACCATAAAGATAATGTATGGTTCAGAGATTATTATGGTGCTCTTTATGATAGTCATATTTAATATTATCTAA
- the cobD gene encoding threonine-phosphate decarboxylase CobD produces the protein MNKHGGYYGDDYEEIADFSVNINPLGVPEKLIEALKEELEKMKRYPEIDGISGKEVLGQYLGIHSENIILGNGATELIYLYARSLRPEKVLIVEPTFNEYSKAFKVAGSNIYNYYTDEEENFKIQVEKLISKIDDINPNVLVICNPNNPTGVFTDTDKLLLILHKLNEINAYLFVDESFIDFADKDSLIPLVEKYNIFILRSMTKIFAVPGLRIGYGIGKRDTIFQLNQLKEPWTINSLALRSIPVLLEDSDYLKKTQGWYHEEKQFLYNELKNIPNIKVIESETNFFLIKLLKGDANSLRKYLLNKKIYIRSCDDFQGLSNKYIRIAVRIRRENSKLIKELKQYMKD, from the coding sequence ATGAATAAACACGGTGGATATTATGGAGATGATTATGAAGAAATAGCAGATTTTAGTGTTAATATAAATCCACTAGGAGTACCAGAAAAGCTAATTGAAGCACTTAAAGAAGAACTTGAAAAAATGAAAAGATATCCTGAAATAGATGGCATAAGCGGAAAAGAAGTTTTAGGTCAATACTTAGGAATTCATAGTGAAAACATTATACTTGGAAATGGGGCAACGGAGCTTATTTATTTATATGCTAGGAGCCTAAGGCCAGAAAAGGTACTCATTGTGGAGCCCACATTTAATGAGTATAGTAAAGCTTTTAAAGTTGCTGGGAGCAATATATATAACTACTATACTGATGAAGAAGAGAACTTCAAGATACAAGTTGAAAAGCTTATTTCTAAAATAGACGATATAAATCCAAATGTATTAGTTATCTGTAATCCAAACAATCCAACAGGAGTGTTTACAGATACAGATAAACTGCTCCTTATACTCCATAAGCTTAATGAAATAAATGCATATTTATTTGTAGATGAGTCTTTTATAGATTTTGCTGATAAAGATTCACTCATACCTCTGGTAGAGAAATATAACATATTTATACTTAGATCAATGACTAAGATTTTTGCAGTACCAGGATTAAGAATAGGCTACGGTATAGGGAAAAGGGATACCATATTTCAGTTAAATCAGCTAAAAGAGCCGTGGACAATAAATAGTCTTGCTCTTAGGAGTATACCAGTGCTTCTAGAAGACAGTGATTATTTAAAAAAGACTCAAGGCTGGTATCATGAGGAAAAACAATTTTTATATAATGAATTAAAAAATATACCCAATATCAAGGTAATTGAAAGTGAAACAAACTTTTTTCTAATTAAGCTTTTAAAAGGTGATGCAAATTCCCTAAGGAAGTATTTATTAAATAAGAAAATCTACATTAGAAGCTGTGATGATTTTCAAGGATTATCAAATAAATATATTAGGATAGCTGTGAGAATAAGAAGAGAAAATTCCAAACTCATAAAAGAGCTAAAGCAATATATGAAAGACTAG